Proteins encoded by one window of Pseudomonas coleopterorum:
- a CDS encoding DUF1631 domain-containing protein has protein sequence MANDGKVVSLNKAAVDPASQPASVRLPVVLLQVRDKAALQLKQALQVLFDNADDTLFEMADRALNNVDQNTFFEAMRDLRLKRKSIERGFLEKFYESFVRVGQYDTADTNAPAPLSYDKLALVPNDELERTVALDAMVSKVLSRDSFALGQLTTRLNVLLTRRLDDSTNPLGPVMLCDYFLQAGRSLGVEIKVKLIILKLFEKYVLTDTDQLYSEANQLLIAAGILPELKAAPARRAADRSSDRARPAAVEPETRTEAPSKPAQRDESVQEVFGALQDLLHDLRGSMAPKMEPPSEAMPISTSDLMRLLSHLQHHVPQQAPQNDYDLRQQLEQLLTRVSVKSGKFRVVGVVDEDVINLVAMLFEFILDDRNLPDSLKALIARLQIPMLKVAVLDKSFFSRGAHPARRLLNEIASAAMGWGSRDDYQRDALYLRIEQIVQRLLNDFVDDTSLFSELLVDFLAFSNDERRRSELLEQRTRDAEEGRARADLARHLVEKELNSRLLGRTLPLVVVNLLQDAWSRVLLLVCLKHGANSEEWQAALATVDDLIWSVEPHDDPDMRMRLLELVPGLLKSLRDGLTSTAFDPFATSEFFSQLEVLHVQAFQRELADVEGTSNGDESLVQVVEEIVLAPVGETADGEALLRLPEDDPGLLQVDKLRVGTWVELQENEEFKLRCKLTAIIETSGKYVFVNRTGMKVLEKTRMGLAVEFRRGTVRVLDDTLLFDRALDSVVTNLRKLKAN, from the coding sequence ATGGCGAACGATGGGAAAGTGGTTTCACTGAACAAGGCGGCCGTCGATCCAGCGAGCCAGCCTGCCAGTGTGCGCCTGCCTGTCGTCCTGTTGCAGGTGCGCGACAAAGCCGCGCTGCAACTCAAGCAGGCCCTTCAGGTGTTGTTCGACAACGCTGACGACACCCTTTTCGAAATGGCCGACCGGGCGTTGAACAACGTCGATCAGAACACCTTCTTCGAAGCCATGCGCGACTTGCGCCTCAAGCGCAAGAGCATCGAGCGCGGCTTCCTCGAGAAATTCTACGAAAGCTTCGTGCGCGTGGGTCAGTACGACACGGCCGACACCAATGCACCTGCGCCGCTGAGCTACGACAAGCTGGCCTTGGTGCCCAACGACGAGCTTGAGCGCACCGTGGCGCTGGACGCCATGGTCAGCAAGGTGCTGAGCCGTGACAGCTTCGCCCTTGGCCAGTTGACCACCCGTTTGAACGTGCTGCTCACGCGCCGCCTGGATGATTCCACCAATCCCCTTGGCCCGGTCATGCTCTGCGACTATTTCCTTCAAGCCGGGCGCAGCCTGGGCGTGGAGATCAAGGTCAAGCTGATCATCCTCAAGCTGTTCGAAAAATACGTCCTGACCGATACCGATCAGCTCTACTCCGAGGCCAATCAGTTGCTTATCGCCGCCGGAATCTTGCCCGAGCTCAAGGCCGCGCCGGCCCGTCGCGCCGCCGATCGCTCCAGCGACCGTGCGCGCCCCGCGGCCGTCGAACCGGAAACGCGCACCGAAGCACCGAGCAAGCCTGCCCAGCGCGATGAAAGTGTGCAGGAAGTGTTCGGGGCCCTGCAGGATCTGCTGCACGATCTGCGTGGCAGCATGGCGCCGAAGATGGAGCCGCCCAGCGAGGCCATGCCGATCTCGACCAGCGACCTGATGCGCCTGCTGTCTCATCTGCAGCATCACGTTCCCCAGCAGGCGCCGCAGAACGATTACGACCTGCGCCAACAACTGGAGCAATTGCTGACCCGCGTCAGCGTCAAGAGCGGCAAGTTTCGCGTGGTGGGGGTGGTGGACGAGGACGTCATCAACCTCGTTGCCATGCTCTTCGAATTCATTCTCGACGATCGCAATCTGCCTGACTCGCTCAAGGCCCTGATCGCGCGTCTGCAGATTCCCATGCTCAAGGTCGCAGTGCTGGACAAGAGTTTCTTCAGCCGTGGCGCCCACCCGGCCCGGCGCCTGCTCAACGAAATCGCCTCGGCGGCGATGGGGTGGGGCAGCCGCGACGATTACCAGCGCGATGCCTTGTATTTGCGGATCGAGCAGATCGTCCAGCGCCTGCTCAACGATTTCGTCGACGACACCTCGCTGTTCTCCGAACTGCTGGTCGATTTCCTTGCCTTCAGCAATGACGAGCGCCGCCGCAGCGAGTTGCTCGAACAGCGCACCCGCGATGCCGAAGAAGGCCGAGCCCGCGCGGACCTTGCACGTCATCTGGTGGAGAAGGAACTCAATAGCCGCTTGCTGGGCCGCACGCTGCCGCTGGTGGTGGTCAATCTGCTGCAGGACGCGTGGAGCCGCGTGCTGTTGCTGGTGTGCCTGAAGCATGGGGCCAACTCGGAAGAGTGGCAGGCGGCATTGGCGACTGTCGACGACTTGATCTGGAGCGTCGAGCCTCACGATGACCCGGATATGCGCATGCGCCTGCTGGAATTGGTGCCGGGTCTGCTCAAGTCCCTGCGCGACGGCCTCACCAGCACCGCGTTCGATCCGTTCGCCACCAGTGAATTCTTCAGCCAGCTGGAAGTGCTGCATGTCCAGGCATTCCAGCGCGAACTGGCGGATGTCGAGGGGACTTCGAACGGCGACGAGTCGCTGGTGCAGGTGGTCGAGGAGATCGTCCTGGCACCGGTCGGTGAAACCGCCGATGGTGAAGCCCTGCTGCGTCTTCCGGAGGATGACCCAGGCCTGCTGCAGGTCGACAAGCTGCGCGTCGGCACGTGGGTGGAACTGCAGGAAAACGAAGAGTTCAAGCTGCGCTGCAAGCTGACCGCGATCATCGAGACCTCGGGCAAGTATGTGTTCGTCAACCGTACTGGCATGAAGGTGCTGGAAAAAACTCGCATGGGGCTGGCGGTCGAGTTCCGCCGCGGTACCGTGCGAGTGCTCGATGACACCCTGCTGTTCGACCGGGCACTGGATTCAGTGGTCACCAACCTGCGCAAGCTCAAGGCGAATTGA
- the nadC gene encoding carboxylating nicotinate-nucleotide diphosphorylase — MPNLRLADLTAEIEANVRRALFEDVGSGDITAQLIPAERLAKATIITRDTCTIAGTAWVDAVFRQLDPRVAVHWQVVDGQQAQANQPLFHLEGPARSLLTGERSALNFLQLLSAVATRAQSFAERVAHTQVKLLDTRKTLPGLRLAQKYAVTCGGCHNHRIGLYDAFLIKENHIAACGGVAQAITAAQRIAPGKPVEIEVESLDELREALAAGADIVMLDELSLADMREAVSINAGQAKLEASGGINDSTLVSIAETGVDYISIGTLTKDVKAVDLSMRLSL; from the coding sequence ATGCCCAATCTTCGTCTTGCCGATCTGACCGCTGAAATCGAAGCCAACGTGCGCCGTGCGTTGTTCGAAGATGTGGGCAGCGGCGATATCACCGCGCAACTGATCCCGGCCGAGCGCCTGGCCAAGGCCACCATCATTACCCGCGACACCTGCACCATCGCCGGCACCGCCTGGGTCGATGCCGTGTTTCGTCAGCTCGACCCCCGCGTGGCAGTGCATTGGCAGGTAGTGGACGGGCAGCAGGCACAAGCCAACCAGCCGTTGTTTCACCTCGAAGGCCCGGCACGGTCGCTACTGACCGGAGAGCGCAGTGCGCTGAATTTTCTGCAACTGCTGTCGGCCGTCGCCACCCGCGCGCAGTCGTTCGCCGAGCGGGTTGCCCACACTCAGGTCAAACTGCTGGACACGCGCAAAACCCTGCCGGGCCTGCGCCTGGCGCAAAAGTATGCAGTGACCTGCGGCGGTTGCCACAACCACCGCATCGGCCTGTACGATGCATTCCTGATCAAGGAAAACCACATCGCCGCGTGCGGCGGCGTGGCACAGGCGATCACGGCCGCGCAACGCATCGCACCGGGCAAGCCCGTGGAAATCGAGGTCGAAAGCCTGGACGAGTTGCGCGAGGCACTGGCCGCGGGCGCCGACATCGTCATGCTCGACGAGCTGAGCCTTGCGGACATGCGCGAAGCGGTGAGCATCAATGCCGGCCAGGCCAAGCTCGAAGCCAGCGGCGGCATCAATGATTCGACCTTGGTCAGCATTGCCGAAACGGGTGTGGACTACATCTCGATTGGCACCCTGACCAAGGATGTAAAAGCGGTAGACCTGTCCATGCGCCTGAGCCTGTGA
- a CDS encoding SMI1/KNR4 family protein has translation MSIVEQFHSGLKAALPAASLDELAFATGASSTQLDALKEVYPDCPDSLLHLLAKVNGTHWQKYEKGEVSVLILGSDIAEYPYYLRSVEQILEDRTANDKSIADIYDDLFLENPDMVDKRIDADVILGERLCFSHCMNNGGTSTLFIDFNPTSKGTKGQVIRFVHDPDEYVVIADSFDAYLKMLIDDKFAFILED, from the coding sequence TTGAGCATCGTCGAACAGTTTCACTCAGGCCTCAAAGCCGCCCTGCCCGCCGCCAGCCTTGACGAACTCGCGTTCGCCACCGGCGCCTCTTCCACCCAACTGGATGCGCTCAAAGAAGTCTACCCCGACTGCCCGGACAGCCTCCTGCACCTGCTTGCCAAGGTGAACGGCACGCACTGGCAGAAGTATGAAAAAGGCGAAGTTTCGGTACTCATCCTGGGCTCCGACATCGCCGAGTACCCGTACTACCTGCGCTCGGTCGAGCAGATCCTCGAAGACCGCACCGCCAACGACAAAAGCATTGCCGACATCTACGACGACCTGTTCCTGGAAAACCCGGACATGGTCGACAAGCGCATCGATGCCGATGTCATCCTGGGCGAACGGCTGTGCTTCTCGCACTGCATGAACAATGGCGGTACTTCCACGCTGTTCATCGACTTCAACCCCACGAGCAAAGGCACCAAAGGCCAAGTGATCCGCTTCGTCCACGACCCGGACGAATACGTGGTCATCGCCGACAGCTTCGACGCCTACCTGAAGATGCTGATCGACGACAAGTTTGCGTTCATTCTCGAGGATTGA
- a CDS encoding EAL domain-containing protein, translated as MSPIIFPQPFKAVGCSDCRNLDALGFDFTMAFQPILNVRSGQPWAYEALVRGINGESAYSILSQVNDGNRYRFDQSCRVKAIELATRWGLLDLPDCLLSINFLPKAVYRAETCIRATLEAAREFGFPLNRLMFEVTEGERVDDPLHLQSIFSEYEKQGFVTAIDDFGSGYSGLNLLATFQPKVLKIDMALTRDLDHDAVRQAIVAGIVLVAGKLNITVVAEGVETVGESTALQGLGIDLQQGFLFARPAIGKLPLKH; from the coding sequence ATGAGCCCGATCATTTTCCCTCAACCGTTCAAAGCGGTTGGCTGCTCCGACTGTCGAAACCTGGATGCCCTGGGTTTTGACTTCACCATGGCATTCCAGCCGATCCTCAACGTGCGCAGCGGGCAGCCATGGGCCTATGAAGCCCTGGTGCGTGGCATCAACGGTGAGTCTGCGTACAGCATCCTGAGCCAGGTCAACGACGGCAATCGCTACCGTTTCGACCAGTCCTGCCGCGTCAAGGCCATCGAGTTGGCCACCCGTTGGGGTCTGCTGGACCTCCCCGACTGCCTGCTCAGCATCAACTTCCTGCCCAAGGCTGTCTACCGCGCTGAAACGTGCATCCGCGCCACCCTCGAGGCAGCCCGCGAATTCGGCTTTCCGTTGAATCGGCTGATGTTCGAAGTGACCGAAGGCGAGCGTGTAGACGACCCGCTGCATTTGCAGTCGATCTTCAGCGAATACGAGAAACAGGGATTCGTCACGGCGATCGATGACTTCGGGTCAGGGTATTCGGGCCTGAACCTGCTGGCGACCTTCCAGCCCAAGGTGCTGAAGATCGACATGGCACTGACTCGCGACCTGGATCATGACGCCGTGCGCCAAGCCATCGTGGCGGGGATCGTACTGGTGGCCGGCAAGTTGAACATCACCGTCGTGGCCGAGGGCGTGGAAACCGTCGGCGAAAGCACGGCCCTGCAGGGGTTGGGAATCGACCTGCAACAAGGCTTCCTGTTCGCCCGTCCTGCCATTGGCAAGCTACCGCTCAAGCATTGA
- a CDS encoding TPM domain-containing protein gives MTLLDQSAQKRVATAIAEAELHTDAELVTVLAPQSDDYTYIPLLWAGLIALLVPGLINYYPGWLNAHQLLLAQWATFIVMGLLFRIPALTTALVPRRVRHWRAANMARRQFLERKLHHTQGATGMLIFVSEAERYVEILVDEGISSRIGDDTWGAIVEAFTARVKRGETMEGFVGCIQACGEVLREHVPVTHPRNELPDRLVVLG, from the coding sequence ATGACATTACTGGACCAAAGCGCGCAAAAGCGCGTGGCCACGGCCATTGCCGAGGCCGAACTGCACACCGACGCCGAACTGGTCACGGTGCTCGCACCGCAATCCGACGACTACACCTACATTCCGTTGCTGTGGGCGGGGCTGATCGCCTTGTTGGTGCCGGGCCTGATCAACTATTACCCTGGTTGGCTGAATGCTCACCAGTTGTTGCTGGCGCAGTGGGCGACCTTCATCGTGATGGGGCTGCTGTTCCGCATTCCTGCATTGACCACGGCATTGGTGCCGCGCCGTGTGCGTCACTGGCGGGCGGCCAACATGGCCCGTCGGCAGTTCCTGGAGCGCAAGTTGCACCACACCCAGGGCGCGACGGGAATGTTGATCTTCGTTTCGGAGGCGGAACGGTACGTGGAAATTCTGGTGGACGAGGGGATTTCCAGCCGAATTGGCGATGACACCTGGGGTGCGATCGTCGAGGCGTTCACCGCGCGGGTCAAGCGGGGTGAAACGATGGAAGGATTCGTGGGTTGTATCCAGGCCTGCGGTGAGGTATTACGTGAACACGTACCTGTAACCCATCCTCGCAACGAGTTGCCTGATCGGTTGGTCGTGCTGGGCTGA
- a CDS encoding TPM domain-containing protein has translation MKPWRCLPLLMLLWVATAGALEFPALSGRVVDQAGLLDGQTRSQLSQMLEAHEQATSEQVVVVTVPDLQGTDIADYGYQLGRAWGIGQKGKDNGALLIVAKAERKVRIEVGYGLEGQLTDAQSSIIINNVIVPSFRQGDFAGGIRAGAAAMLQVLGGDPLAEPQRSNAQGQGQEQQRLPWPAFLILIIIVIVMIRGGGGGRGGRGGGGGSVLTGAVLGSVLGGGRGGGGFGGGGGGFGGGGGGFGGGGASGGW, from the coding sequence ATGAAGCCATGGCGGTGCCTGCCGCTGCTGATGCTGTTGTGGGTCGCCACCGCCGGAGCGCTGGAGTTTCCAGCGCTCAGCGGCCGGGTGGTGGACCAGGCGGGCCTGCTCGACGGGCAGACCCGCAGTCAGCTCAGCCAGATGCTCGAAGCGCACGAGCAGGCGACCTCCGAGCAGGTCGTGGTGGTGACCGTACCGGATCTGCAAGGCACGGACATCGCCGACTACGGCTATCAACTCGGACGCGCCTGGGGCATCGGGCAGAAGGGCAAGGATAATGGCGCCCTGCTGATCGTGGCCAAGGCCGAGCGCAAGGTGCGCATCGAGGTGGGTTACGGTCTGGAAGGGCAGCTGACCGATGCGCAGTCTTCCATCATCATCAATAACGTGATCGTGCCGTCGTTCCGCCAGGGCGATTTCGCCGGTGGCATTCGTGCTGGCGCGGCCGCCATGTTGCAGGTGCTGGGCGGTGATCCACTGGCCGAGCCCCAGCGCAGCAATGCGCAGGGTCAAGGTCAGGAGCAGCAGCGCTTGCCGTGGCCGGCGTTTCTCATCTTGATCATCATCGTGATAGTGATGATCCGTGGTGGGGGAGGCGGACGTGGCGGTCGAGGCGGTGGTGGCGGTTCGGTACTCACCGGTGCGGTGCTGGGCAGTGTGCTCGGCGGCGGTCGTGGCGGCGGTGGTTTCGGCGGCGGCGGTGGTGGTTTTGGTGGCGGTGGCGGCGGCTTCGGCGGCGGGGGTGCATCGGGTGGCTGGTAA
- a CDS encoding LemA family protein produces MTISLRTRLLTVLMFTTLLSGCGINNIPQYDEQVKSAWAQVENQYQRRADLIPNLVETVKGYAKQEQDTLTRVIEARAKATSIQVDANTLDDPAKLQQFDQAQQQLSGALSRLMVTVERYPDLKSNQNFLALQSQLEGTENRIAVARRDFIASVEKYNTEIRTFPGKLWQMTMYRDQKVRENFKATAPNAEQAPSVKFQ; encoded by the coding sequence ATGACCATTTCTCTGCGCACACGGCTGCTGACCGTGTTGATGTTCACCACGCTGCTCAGTGGTTGCGGCATCAATAACATTCCGCAATATGACGAACAGGTGAAATCAGCCTGGGCTCAGGTGGAGAACCAGTACCAGCGTCGGGCCGACCTCATTCCCAATCTGGTGGAAACGGTGAAGGGTTACGCCAAGCAGGAACAGGACACCCTGACCCGGGTGATCGAAGCGCGGGCCAAGGCCACCTCGATCCAGGTCGATGCCAATACCCTGGACGATCCAGCCAAGCTGCAGCAGTTCGACCAGGCCCAGCAGCAACTCAGCGGTGCCTTGAGCCGTTTGATGGTCACTGTCGAGCGCTATCCTGACCTGAAGTCGAACCAGAACTTCCTGGCCTTGCAGTCGCAGCTTGAAGGGACCGAAAACCGCATCGCAGTGGCACGTCGTGACTTCATCGCCTCGGTCGAGAAGTACAACACCGAGATCCGCACTTTCCCCGGCAAGCTGTGGCAGATGACCATGTACCGTGACCAGAAGGTTCGCGAGAACTTCAAGGCCACGGCACCCAATGCCGAGCAAGCGCCGAGCGTGAAGTTCCAATGA
- a CDS encoding VOC family protein: MFSHIQIGARDLPKMLTFYDHVLQTLGLIRIPDENDGGPDGAGWQRPGRSWPQVYVQLPFNGLPATWGNGMQVSFAAQSQQQVRDAWQAALDNGGTDEGAPGLRPQYAQDYFGAYCRDPEGNKLCFVHTSDMA, encoded by the coding sequence ATGTTCAGCCACATCCAAATCGGCGCCCGCGATCTCCCAAAGATGCTCACCTTCTACGACCACGTCCTCCAAACCCTGGGCCTCATCCGCATCCCCGACGAAAACGACGGCGGTCCAGACGGCGCCGGTTGGCAGCGGCCGGGCAGGTCCTGGCCTCAGGTCTACGTCCAGCTTCCGTTCAACGGCCTGCCAGCCACGTGGGGCAACGGCATGCAGGTGAGTTTTGCGGCGCAGTCACAGCAGCAGGTGCGGGACGCGTGGCAGGCGGCGTTGGATAACGGCGGGACGGACGAGGGGGCGCCGGGTTTGCGGCCGCAGTATGCGCAGGACTATTTCGGGGCCTATTGCCGGGATCCCGAGGGCAACAAGTTATGTTTTGTGCACACCTCGGATATGGCCTAG
- the yecR gene encoding YecR family lipoprotein — MPLLNLSRRTAAFVFLATLAGCATHKDFQATGGSRADGVIDVAYEFSSFETPVVDQQQAYAIARSKCSLWGYVDAEPFGGTNQECTLRRGYGDCSAWRVSKKYQCLGNLGSVSAPLNYLGPSQAPAAVPARQATAPYQAAPSTAPAPLSSSEYRERQIDLLMQQNLPYDEYQKRYQAIMAQ; from the coding sequence ATGCCTCTCCTAAACCTCAGCCGCCGAACAGCGGCTTTCGTGTTTTTGGCGACCCTTGCAGGTTGCGCCACGCACAAGGACTTCCAAGCCACAGGCGGAAGTCGCGCAGATGGCGTCATTGACGTTGCGTACGAATTCAGTAGCTTCGAAACCCCCGTGGTTGATCAGCAGCAGGCGTACGCCATCGCCCGCTCCAAGTGTTCTTTATGGGGTTATGTCGACGCAGAGCCTTTTGGCGGAACAAACCAGGAATGCACGCTCAGACGCGGCTACGGCGACTGTTCCGCATGGCGTGTATCGAAGAAATACCAATGCCTTGGCAACCTCGGCAGCGTATCTGCGCCACTTAACTACCTTGGCCCAAGCCAAGCTCCTGCTGCTGTCCCTGCGCGACAGGCGACAGCACCCTACCAAGCCGCGCCCAGTACCGCGCCTGCGCCCTTATCGTCCTCTGAATACCGCGAACGGCAGATCGATTTGCTGATGCAGCAGAACTTGCCTTACGACGAATATCAAAAGAGATATCAGGCAATCATGGCGCAGTAG
- a CDS encoding pilin: MRGQKAFTLIEIMMVVLVLGVLVVVALPTYSRYVCKSKVAASFQELVGLRAIYESALSVSAPVPTLEELTAIQNRSARCAFSTMSDNTKGTANLECRLLNAPSAVQDGVITVVRALDGSWVCYVNSKIGSDYRPEGCTENFQG; this comes from the coding sequence ATGAGGGGGCAAAAAGCATTCACGTTGATAGAAATTATGATGGTGGTTCTTGTTCTGGGTGTTCTTGTTGTTGTAGCGTTACCTACGTACTCCCGATACGTTTGCAAAAGTAAGGTTGCAGCAAGCTTTCAAGAACTGGTAGGGCTTAGGGCAATTTACGAATCCGCTCTTTCTGTATCGGCGCCTGTACCTACTTTAGAAGAGCTTACTGCTATTCAAAATAGATCAGCTCGTTGCGCTTTCTCTACCATGTCTGACAACACAAAAGGCACCGCAAATCTTGAGTGTAGGTTGCTCAATGCTCCTTCAGCTGTTCAGGATGGTGTTATTACAGTTGTTAGAGCATTGGACGGCAGCTGGGTTTGCTATGTTAATTCGAAAATCGGAAGCGATTATCGCCCAGAAGGCTGTACAGAAAATTTTCAGGGATAG
- a CDS encoding pilin, whose protein sequence is MKSQKGFTLIELMIVVAIIGILAAIALPAYQTYVAKSQVTAALAEITPGKTQAEARINEGVTTALTAASDVGLTTSTRCPTLTVSVGTDGTASIACTMAGNPGVATKVITLSRVAAGTWKCVAPVDTKYLPAGCTAS, encoded by the coding sequence ATGAAATCACAAAAGGGTTTTACACTTATCGAGTTGATGATCGTCGTGGCGATCATTGGCATTCTGGCTGCGATCGCACTGCCAGCGTACCAGACCTATGTAGCTAAATCGCAGGTGACAGCAGCGCTTGCGGAGATTACACCCGGTAAGACCCAAGCTGAGGCACGTATTAATGAAGGGGTAACTACGGCCCTTACAGCTGCAAGCGATGTAGGTTTGACGACGTCTACTCGGTGCCCTACATTGACTGTATCGGTAGGTACGGATGGTACTGCATCAATCGCGTGTACTATGGCTGGTAATCCAGGCGTAGCAACTAAAGTTATTACCTTGAGTCGGGTTGCAGCCGGAACCTGGAAATGTGTTGCTCCTGTTGATACCAAATATTTGCCAGCTGGTTGTACTGCATCGTAA
- the pilB gene encoding type IV-A pilus assembly ATPase PilB, producing the protein MNDVVLTGLAKRLVVSEMLSEHGAQQAYKQALKSRISLVHYLVQNNLITSRAIAEVASEQFGLSVLDLSAIDKDSQPKGLVSEKLARQHHTIPLWKRGTKLFIGLSDPTNHQAITDIQFSTGLTAEAILVEDDKLTDAIEKFFDSSATGLEDMADVDLDGVDIDSNSDNRDDGIVGQGQDADDAPVVRFVNKMLLDAIRGGSSDLHFEPYEKAYRVRFRTDGMLREIARPPINLAGRIAARLKVMASLDISERRKPQDGRIKMRISKNKAIDFRVNTLPTLWGEKIVMRILDPSSAQMGIDALGYEPHQKELYLQALRQPQGMILVTGPTGSGKTVSLYTGINILNTVDINISTAEDPVEINMEGINQVNVNNKQGLDFAQALRSFLRQDPDVIMVGEIRDLETAEIAIKAAQTGHLVLSTLHTNSAAETLTRLQNMGVAGFNIATSVSLIIAQRLARKLCPHCRKEADIPRDAQIEEGFAPELIGTFKIYEPVGCEQCNGGYRGRQGIYEVVKVTKELQRMIMEASNAIEIAAQMRKEGFSDLRASGLVKVMQGVTSLAEVNRVTKD; encoded by the coding sequence ATGAATGATGTCGTACTCACCGGGCTAGCCAAACGGCTGGTCGTTAGTGAAATGCTTAGTGAGCATGGGGCGCAGCAGGCTTACAAACAGGCCCTCAAAAGCCGTATCTCTTTGGTGCATTATCTAGTTCAGAATAATTTGATAACCAGCAGAGCCATTGCTGAAGTGGCCTCCGAACAGTTCGGACTATCTGTTCTTGACCTCAGTGCGATTGATAAAGATTCACAACCTAAAGGATTAGTCAGTGAGAAATTAGCTAGACAGCATCACACCATACCACTCTGGAAACGGGGAACCAAACTTTTTATCGGTCTCTCAGACCCCACTAATCACCAAGCTATCACTGATATTCAGTTCAGTACCGGACTGACGGCCGAAGCCATATTAGTTGAGGATGACAAACTAACCGATGCTATCGAGAAGTTCTTCGACTCCTCCGCTACTGGCCTTGAAGACATGGCGGATGTCGATTTAGATGGGGTTGATATTGACTCTAATAGCGATAACCGTGATGACGGTATTGTTGGTCAAGGCCAGGACGCCGACGACGCCCCCGTCGTACGCTTCGTCAACAAGATGTTGCTTGATGCCATCCGCGGCGGTTCGTCCGACCTGCACTTCGAACCCTATGAGAAAGCCTATCGCGTCCGGTTTCGGACTGACGGCATGCTCCGCGAAATCGCGCGTCCGCCGATCAATCTGGCAGGCCGCATTGCGGCACGTCTCAAGGTCATGGCCAGCCTCGACATCTCCGAGCGTCGCAAGCCGCAGGACGGCCGGATCAAGATGCGCATCTCGAAGAACAAGGCTATCGACTTTCGGGTAAACACCCTCCCGACACTGTGGGGCGAGAAGATCGTGATGCGTATTCTCGACCCGTCGAGCGCGCAGATGGGTATCGATGCGCTGGGTTATGAGCCTCATCAAAAAGAGCTTTACCTCCAGGCGTTGAGGCAACCGCAGGGGATGATTCTGGTCACTGGTCCTACAGGTTCGGGTAAGACGGTGTCGCTCTACACCGGCATCAACATCCTTAACACGGTGGACATCAACATCTCGACGGCCGAGGACCCCGTGGAAATCAACATGGAGGGTATCAACCAGGTCAACGTCAATAACAAGCAAGGATTGGACTTCGCTCAGGCGCTACGTTCGTTCCTGCGTCAGGATCCCGACGTGATCATGGTCGGTGAGATCCGTGACCTGGAAACCGCCGAGATCGCCATCAAGGCCGCACAGACCGGTCACCTCGTGCTTTCTACCCTTCACACTAACAGCGCAGCAGAAACGCTTACTCGTTTGCAGAACATGGGCGTGGCTGGCTTCAATATTGCAACGTCCGTCAGCCTGATCATTGCGCAACGGCTTGCGAGAAAATTGTGTCCGCATTGCCGCAAGGAGGCCGATATTCCGCGCGACGCACAGATCGAGGAAGGCTTCGCGCCGGAGCTGATAGGGACCTTCAAGATCTACGAACCCGTGGGGTGCGAGCAGTGCAACGGCGGCTATCGCGGTCGGCAGGGCATCTACGAGGTGGTGAAAGTCACCAAGGAACTTCAGCGCATGATCATGGAAGCCAGCAACGCGATCGAGATCGCGGCCCAGATGCGCAAGGAAGGTTTCAGCGATTTGCGAGCGTCAGGTCTGGTCAAGGTTATGCAAGGGGTCACCAGCCTTGCCGAAGTCAACCGAGTCACCAAGGATTAA